The following are from one region of the Paenibacillus protaetiae genome:
- a CDS encoding MgtC/SapB family protein, whose product MDVMTATPWQISDWHILLRLLLAVVLGGLIGFEREQSNHAAGLRTNILVCLGSCLLMLLSMYGFSEFVNETNVRVDPARLASAVVTGVGFLGAGTILFTGKSITGLTTAASLWVVAAIGLSTGAGFYFASISVTLIMLLVLYTFNKLERKYIASRTEKLLKVQLTDRPFILKTIHAMLSDRQIIVKKLIIEDDSERDSPAQMMLQFYIRSPKPDGDWVVLDEIKQLEGVSRVSLE is encoded by the coding sequence ATGGACGTTATGACTGCTACGCCATGGCAAATCAGTGACTGGCATATTTTATTGCGCCTCTTGCTTGCCGTCGTATTGGGCGGATTAATCGGATTTGAACGGGAGCAGTCCAATCATGCAGCCGGCCTGCGCACCAATATTTTGGTTTGCCTCGGCTCCTGTTTGCTGATGCTGCTTTCTATGTACGGATTCTCGGAGTTTGTGAACGAGACGAATGTTCGTGTAGATCCTGCCCGACTGGCGTCTGCCGTTGTGACAGGAGTCGGTTTTTTAGGTGCTGGCACCATTTTATTTACAGGGAAGTCAATTACCGGTTTGACCACAGCCGCTTCGCTGTGGGTCGTTGCGGCAATCGGTTTATCGACCGGCGCAGGTTTTTATTTCGCCTCTATTTCTGTGACGCTGATCATGCTGCTTGTGTTGTACACCTTTAATAAGCTGGAGCGCAAGTATATCGCTTCCCGTACGGAGAAGCTGCTGAAGGTTCAATTAACGGACCGGCCGTTTATTTTAAAAACAATTCATGCCATGCTAAGCGACCGGCAAATTATTGTAAAAAAGCTTATTATTGAAGATGATTCGGAGCGGGACAGCCCCGCCCAGATGATGCTGCAATTTTATATACGCAGCCCGAAGCCGGATGGGGATTGGGTTGTATTAGACGAAATCAAGCAGCTGGAAGGCGTTAGCCGCGTTAGCCTAGAGTAA
- the gatB gene encoding Asp-tRNA(Asn)/Glu-tRNA(Gln) amidotransferase subunit GatB, with the protein MSEATKYETVVGLEVHVELHTKSKIFCGCSTSFGAPANTHTCPICLGHPGVLPVLNKQAVEFAMKAAMALNCEIADVTKFDRKNYFYPDSPKAYQISQYDKPIGENGYIDIEVNGQTKRIGITRLHLEEDAGKLTHVDGGYASLVDFNRVGTPLVEIVSEPDIRTPEEAKAYLEKLKAIMLYCDVSDVKMEEGSLRCDANISLRPWGQEKFGIRAELKNMNSFRGVQRGLEYEQFRQAQILDEGGEVVQETRRWDEAQGKTFSMRGKEEAHDYRYFPDPDLVQLHIDAEWKERVRASIPELPDARKARYTSEYGLPSYDAEVITSSIKLADLFEESLNYTKDAKAVSNWIMGDLLGYLNTNGLELAEVKLTGQGLGEMIGLLEKGTISSKIAKTVFKAMLESGKRPQQIVEEQGLVQISDEGAILAIVDKIVEANPQSVEDYRAGKEKAIGFLVGQIMKETRGKANPAIVNKLLMDKLNG; encoded by the coding sequence ATGTCTGAAGCGACCAAATACGAAACCGTAGTTGGCCTCGAAGTGCACGTGGAGCTGCATACCAAAAGCAAAATCTTTTGCGGCTGCTCGACGTCCTTCGGCGCGCCGGCTAATACGCATACATGCCCGATCTGCCTTGGGCATCCCGGCGTCCTGCCGGTATTAAACAAGCAAGCCGTAGAATTTGCCATGAAAGCGGCTATGGCTTTGAACTGTGAAATTGCGGATGTTACGAAGTTCGACCGCAAAAACTATTTTTACCCCGATTCGCCAAAAGCATATCAAATCTCGCAATACGACAAGCCGATCGGCGAGAACGGCTATATCGACATCGAAGTGAACGGCCAGACGAAGCGGATTGGCATTACGCGCCTTCACCTCGAAGAAGATGCGGGTAAGCTGACGCACGTAGACGGCGGATACGCATCGCTTGTTGACTTTAACCGTGTCGGGACGCCGCTTGTCGAGATCGTGTCCGAGCCGGACATCCGTACGCCGGAGGAAGCGAAGGCATACCTTGAGAAGCTGAAAGCGATCATGCTCTATTGCGACGTTTCCGATGTCAAAATGGAAGAAGGCAGCTTGCGCTGCGACGCCAACATCAGCCTGCGCCCTTGGGGCCAGGAGAAGTTCGGCATCCGCGCCGAGCTGAAAAACATGAACTCCTTCCGCGGCGTACAGCGCGGCTTGGAGTACGAGCAGTTCCGCCAGGCGCAAATTTTGGACGAAGGCGGAGAAGTCGTGCAGGAGACGCGCCGCTGGGACGAAGCCCAAGGCAAAACGTTCTCGATGCGCGGCAAAGAAGAAGCGCATGATTACCGCTACTTCCCGGACCCTGACCTTGTTCAGCTGCATATTGATGCAGAATGGAAAGAACGCGTGCGCGCATCAATTCCGGAGCTTCCGGACGCCCGCAAAGCGCGTTATACTTCCGAATACGGGCTGCCGTCCTACGATGCCGAAGTCATCACTTCGTCCATCAAGCTGGCGGACCTGTTCGAGGAAAGCTTGAACTACACGAAGGACGCCAAAGCCGTCTCCAACTGGATCATGGGCGACCTGCTCGGCTATCTGAACACAAACGGTCTGGAGCTGGCGGAAGTGAAGCTGACCGGCCAAGGCCTCGGCGAAATGATTGGCTTGCTTGAGAAAGGCACAATCAGCAGCAAAATTGCGAAGACGGTATTCAAAGCGATGCTGGAATCCGGCAAACGCCCGCAGCAAATCGTCGAAGAGCAAGGCCTCGTGCAAATCAGCGATGAAGGCGCAATTCTTGCCATCGTCGACAAAATCGTCGAAGCGAACCCGCAATCGGTGGAAGATTACCGTGCCGGCAAAGAAAAGGCGATTGGATTCCTCGTTGGCCAAATCATGAAAGAAACACGCGGCAAAGCCAATCCGGCTATCGTTAATAAGCTGCTCATGGATAAGCTGAACGGCTGA
- the gatA gene encoding Asp-tRNA(Asn)/Glu-tRNA(Gln) amidotransferase subunit GatA: protein MALFDMRLQEVHNKLNSKELSVQELVDASYRRIAETEPSIKAFLTLNEDGARAQAEELDKQLQDGAERGLLFGLPAGIKDNIVTEGLLTTCASQFLSNYNPIYNATAVRKLNAAQSVTIGKLNMDEFAMGGSNENSSFYPTRNPWNTEHVPGGSSGGSAASVAAGQVYFSLGSDTGGSIRQPAAYCGIVGLKPTYGLVSRFGLVAFASSLDQIGPLTKNVEDSAYVLQAIAGYDNMDSTSANVDIPDYTSALTGDVKGLRIGVPKEYLGQGIDPRVKESVMAALQVYESLGATWEEVSLPHTDYAIATYYLLASSEASSNLARFDGVRYGVRAENPDNLIDLYRKSRSQGFGPEVKRRIMLGTYALSSGYYDAYYLKAQKVRTLIKQDFDQAFQQYDVLIGPTAPTPAFRIGEQVGDPLTMYLNDICTIPVSLAGVPAISVPCGFADGLPIGLQIIGKAFDERTVLRAAHAFEQHTDYHKQRPQL from the coding sequence TTGGCATTGTTTGATATGCGCCTTCAGGAAGTACATAACAAGCTGAACAGCAAAGAGCTGTCGGTACAAGAATTGGTGGATGCTTCATACCGCCGTATCGCGGAAACGGAGCCTTCCATTAAGGCGTTTTTGACTTTAAATGAAGACGGTGCGCGCGCACAAGCAGAAGAGCTGGACAAGCAGCTTCAGGACGGCGCGGAGCGCGGCCTGCTGTTTGGCCTGCCGGCCGGCATCAAAGACAACATTGTAACGGAAGGCTTGCTTACAACGTGTGCAAGCCAGTTTCTGAGCAACTATAACCCGATTTATAACGCGACGGCTGTCCGCAAGCTGAACGCGGCCCAGTCGGTCACGATCGGCAAGCTCAACATGGACGAGTTCGCCATGGGCGGCTCGAACGAAAACTCCAGCTTTTACCCAACCCGCAACCCGTGGAACACGGAGCATGTACCGGGCGGCTCCAGCGGCGGCTCCGCTGCATCCGTTGCAGCGGGACAAGTGTATTTCTCGCTAGGCTCGGATACCGGCGGCTCGATTCGCCAGCCGGCCGCTTATTGCGGCATTGTTGGCTTGAAACCGACCTACGGCCTTGTATCCCGTTTTGGCCTGGTTGCGTTTGCGTCCTCGCTGGACCAGATCGGACCACTCACCAAAAACGTCGAGGATTCCGCTTATGTGCTGCAAGCGATTGCCGGCTACGACAACATGGATTCCACTTCTGCGAACGTGGACATCCCGGATTACACAAGCGCATTGACCGGCGACGTCAAAGGGCTGCGCATCGGCGTGCCGAAGGAATATTTGGGGCAAGGCATCGACCCGCGCGTCAAAGAATCCGTCATGGCTGCGCTTCAAGTATACGAAAGCCTTGGCGCAACTTGGGAGGAAGTATCGCTGCCGCATACCGACTATGCGATTGCAACTTACTACTTGCTTGCTTCCTCGGAAGCATCGTCCAACCTTGCGCGCTTTGACGGCGTACGTTACGGCGTTCGCGCTGAAAATCCGGACAACCTGATTGACCTGTACCGCAAATCGCGCAGTCAAGGCTTTGGCCCGGAAGTAAAACGCCGGATCATGCTTGGCACTTATGCGCTTAGCTCGGGTTATTACGATGCTTATTACTTGAAAGCGCAAAAAGTCCGCACGCTCATCAAGCAGGACTTTGACCAGGCGTTCCAGCAATATGACGTGCTGATCGGGCCAACGGCTCCGACGCCGGCATTCCGTATCGGCGAGCAAGTGGGCGATCCGCTTACGATGTACTTGAACGATATTTGTACGATTCCGGTCAGCCTTGCAGGCGTTCCGGCGATCAGCGTCCCTTGCGGCTTTGCGGACGGCTTGCCGATCGGTCTTCAAATTATCGGCAAAGCGTTCGACGAACGGACCGTGCTGCGCGCGGCGCATGCTTTCGAGCAGCATACCGATTACCATAAGCAGCGCCCGCAGCTGTAG
- the gatC gene encoding Asp-tRNA(Asn)/Glu-tRNA(Gln) amidotransferase subunit GatC: protein MSISMQDVEHVAKLARLELTEEEKETFNGQLNAILKYAEKLNELQTDNIEPTSHVLPVINVMREDEVRPSLPIDKVLLNAPDDEDGQIKVPAVLE from the coding sequence ATGAGCATTTCGATGCAGGACGTAGAGCATGTTGCGAAGCTCGCTCGGCTTGAACTGACGGAAGAAGAGAAAGAGACGTTCAACGGACAACTAAATGCGATTTTAAAATATGCGGAGAAGCTGAATGAGCTTCAAACCGATAATATTGAACCAACCAGCCATGTGCTGCCGGTCATCAACGTGATGCGCGAGGACGAGGTTCGTCCGTCATTGCCGATCGACAAGGTGCTTCTGAATGCGCCGGATGATGAAGATGGCCAGATTAAAGTGCCTGCGGTACTCGAATAA
- a CDS encoding metal-dependent hydrolase: MKITYHGHSSIHIQIGDKALVIDPFLRGNPQAVAKPEDIQADYVLLTHAHMDHILDAEPIAKQNNAPIVAAVELAGHFEKKGLQTVQINTGGTVDLGFAQVKMVQAFHSSGITLEDGSVIYGGQPGGYLVKAEGLTILHTGDTALYGDMKMIGDRNDIDVVFLPIGDKFTMGPEDALQAAEWYQAKLVVPVHYDTFDVIRQDAESFVNKLKERGMRGQVLAIGEQLSLS, encoded by the coding sequence ATGAAAATTACATATCACGGCCATTCCAGCATTCATATTCAAATCGGCGACAAGGCGCTTGTCATTGACCCGTTCCTTCGCGGCAATCCGCAGGCGGTTGCGAAACCCGAAGATATTCAAGCGGACTACGTGCTGCTTACACATGCGCACATGGACCATATTTTGGATGCCGAGCCGATTGCCAAGCAGAACAATGCCCCGATTGTAGCGGCGGTTGAGCTTGCGGGCCATTTTGAGAAAAAAGGGCTGCAGACGGTTCAGATCAATACAGGCGGTACGGTCGACCTTGGTTTTGCACAAGTGAAAATGGTACAGGCTTTTCACAGCTCCGGCATTACGCTTGAGGACGGCAGCGTCATTTATGGCGGGCAGCCCGGCGGCTACCTGGTAAAAGCGGAAGGGCTGACGATTTTGCATACCGGCGATACGGCGCTTTACGGGGATATGAAAATGATCGGCGACCGCAACGACATCGACGTTGTATTCCTGCCAATCGGCGACAAATTTACAATGGGTCCGGAAGATGCGCTGCAGGCTGCGGAGTGGTATCAAGCGAAGCTGGTCGTGCCGGTTCATTACGATACGTTTGACGTTATCCGCCAGGATGCGGAAAGCTTTGTAAACAAACTGAAAGAGCGCGGCATGCGCGGACAAGTACTGGCGATTGGCGAACAATTGTCTTTGTCATAA
- a CDS encoding ATPase, whose protein sequence is MLKLGSKIVIVADQYEQNLPVGEYGYIIAYDRNQDNVFDYVVRIPGANRNFLVPEDDIELEHLLIQQEVDRIEREALIDYALATYNEELFNRIMNGETEEEPEAESSSKEGQSREDFIRQINLKAWI, encoded by the coding sequence ATGCTGAAGCTAGGGTCTAAGATCGTCATTGTGGCAGACCAATATGAACAAAATCTTCCCGTAGGGGAATATGGCTATATAATTGCTTATGACCGCAATCAGGATAACGTATTTGATTATGTTGTGCGTATTCCGGGAGCGAATCGGAATTTTCTTGTTCCGGAGGATGATATCGAACTTGAGCATCTGCTTATTCAGCAGGAGGTCGACCGGATTGAACGTGAAGCGCTTATTGATTACGCGCTGGCAACTTATAATGAAGAACTGTTTAACCGGATTATGAACGGGGAGACGGAAGAAGAGCCGGAAGCTGAAAGCAGCAGCAAAGAAGGGCAAAGCCGGGAAGATTTTATCCGCCAAATTAACTTGAAAGCTTGGATATAA
- a CDS encoding type II secretion system F family protein, whose protein sequence is MRLDVSIYAATALLFLLLGYVWYQLLHGVMNTHSRQSRLTYRADRSLSKKLDRRLQRAGRAYNHLSELLETLQMNAQPVRLVALSLMLMIAGIAVGGLFFQSAKGVILMGGVFALLPYMTLRAILIQRRLQTQNDFLPSVELFYQCYLITGGKQLRLALQRTIDERRLIGPMQPVFEQLYRNLSVRDDDEKSLRLFASAIGSVWADYFVNLLRVALTEGVPITEGLKELITDMRKARRANEQERSKLLEIRIANFTPVFFLALFIGINIHYDGSNAYYYYVVDPQGRNMLLNAGLLIFISFLMGLWLSRKKM, encoded by the coding sequence ATGAGGCTGGACGTATCCATTTATGCTGCAACTGCGCTGCTGTTTTTATTGCTTGGTTATGTATGGTACCAGCTGCTGCATGGGGTTATGAATACGCACAGCAGGCAAAGCAGGCTGACCTACCGGGCAGACCGTTCTTTAAGCAAAAAGCTGGACCGCCGGCTTCAGCGGGCCGGCCGGGCTTATAATCATTTGTCGGAGCTGCTGGAGACATTGCAGATGAATGCGCAGCCGGTGCGCTTAGTGGCCTTGTCTTTAATGCTGATGATCGCAGGAATTGCGGTCGGCGGGCTGTTTTTTCAAAGCGCCAAAGGCGTTATATTAATGGGCGGCGTTTTTGCGCTGCTGCCGTATATGACGCTTCGCGCCATTTTAATACAACGCCGGCTTCAGACGCAAAATGATTTTTTGCCCTCTGTAGAGCTGTTTTATCAATGTTATTTGATTACGGGCGGCAAGCAGCTGCGTCTTGCTTTGCAGCGGACCATTGACGAAAGGCGGCTGATCGGCCCAATGCAGCCTGTATTTGAACAGCTGTACCGGAATTTATCCGTCCGGGATGACGATGAGAAAAGCTTGCGTTTATTCGCCTCCGCCATCGGCAGCGTTTGGGCTGATTATTTTGTAAATTTGCTGCGGGTTGCCTTGACCGAAGGCGTGCCGATTACCGAGGGGCTCAAGGAGCTCATTACCGACATGCGCAAAGCGCGGCGGGCTAATGAACAGGAGAGGAGCAAGCTGCTGGAAATCCGGATCGCCAATTTTACGCCGGTTTTTTTTCTCGCCTTATTTATCGGCATCAACATTCATTATGACGGTTCCAACGCTTATTACTATTACGTCGTTGACCCGCAAGGGCGGAACATGCTGCTGAATGCGGGATTGCTTATTTTTATATCGTTTCTGATGGGCTTGTGGCTGTCCCGCAAAAAGATGTAA
- a CDS encoding CpaF/VirB11 family protein, with product MKPSEHKFSPAGYSAQLRQQDGTDGAGSVRPVAGAEARDFKQLAEDIRSYLASPQGLNEEARREYNETLNRAVLGFSRERDRILAMIADRLIRLRIHQLDGYNSPYETLAEALFAEVIGLNVLELVLRHKEGLEEIQVVGTAIFEVRGGTAVPSVYRFEHEREVERIQQNLVLFNNDRINPRKRWAEVMLRDGSRVTMTGYGYTSKPTLTIRFYTVKSFSLDELCQPAYRTINSRIAGLLRQVLAARLNIVIIGPTNSGKTNLMKALIAELPEQERIITIEGRHEMMLSRDFPSRNIIEYEADEDDQLHKASQAFKLALRQSPQRIVHAEIRDEDANIYVRACTRGHSGSMTTVHANTLEDVPEAITDMCMLDGRGINPDRLVKRIAQYVTQVGIEMRNIGDGRRVISRIGKLAWEGGETVVRNWAVYDETADDWQYPDPDVPELTARLRQRSRMVME from the coding sequence TTGAAGCCCTCGGAGCATAAATTTTCTCCAGCCGGTTATTCGGCGCAGCTTCGGCAGCAAGATGGGACGGATGGCGCTGGATCTGTCCGGCCGGTTGCAGGCGCCGAGGCGCGGGACTTCAAGCAATTAGCCGAGGATATCCGGTCTTATTTAGCATCGCCGCAAGGGTTAAACGAGGAAGCGCGCCGGGAATATAACGAGACGCTGAACCGGGCGGTTCTTGGCTTCAGCCGGGAAAGAGACCGCATTTTAGCGATGATTGCAGATCGTCTCATCCGGCTGCGCATTCACCAGCTGGACGGATACAATTCGCCTTACGAGACGCTTGCCGAAGCGCTGTTTGCCGAGGTTATCGGCCTTAACGTACTTGAGCTTGTACTTCGCCATAAAGAAGGGCTGGAGGAAATTCAGGTTGTCGGTACGGCTATTTTTGAAGTGCGCGGCGGTACGGCTGTTCCTTCCGTTTACCGGTTTGAGCATGAACGCGAGGTGGAGCGGATTCAGCAAAATCTGGTGTTGTTTAACAATGACCGGATTAATCCGCGCAAACGCTGGGCGGAAGTAATGCTTCGAGACGGCTCCAGGGTGACGATGACCGGTTACGGCTATACGTCCAAGCCGACGTTGACCATTCGTTTTTATACGGTTAAATCATTTAGCCTGGATGAGCTGTGCCAGCCTGCCTACCGCACAATTAACAGCCGTATAGCCGGGCTGCTTCGGCAAGTGCTTGCCGCACGGCTGAATATCGTCATTATCGGCCCGACAAACTCCGGCAAAACCAATTTAATGAAAGCATTGATTGCGGAACTGCCGGAACAAGAGCGCATTATTACGATCGAAGGCAGGCATGAAATGATGCTCAGCCGCGATTTTCCTTCCAGAAACATAATCGAATATGAAGCGGATGAGGATGATCAGCTGCATAAAGCGTCTCAGGCGTTTAAGCTTGCGCTTCGCCAGTCGCCGCAGCGGATCGTTCATGCGGAGATTCGCGATGAAGATGCCAATATTTATGTGCGGGCTTGTACCCGGGGGCATTCGGGAAGTATGACGACCGTTCACGCCAACACGCTGGAGGATGTGCCGGAAGCGATAACCGATATGTGCATGCTGGACGGCAGAGGCATTAATCCGGACCGGCTCGTGAAACGCATTGCCCAATATGTAACGCAAGTGGGCATTGAAATGCGCAATATCGGGGACGGGAGGCGGGTCATCTCCCGAATCGGCAAGCTGGCTTGGGAAGGCGGAGAGACGGTTGTCCGCAATTGGGCGGTATACGATGAGACGGCGGATGACTGGCAGTACCCGGACCCGGACGTTCCGGAACTGACCGCTCGGCTGCGGCAGCGAAGCAGGATGGTGATGGAATGA
- a CDS encoding SAF domain-containing protein encodes MNRRRNVLLSLLAAILSGLLVYGIGWMQTKEQERKGMVNVVVPNRFIGAGERLKLSDLSYKPVPGNMVTKEMLTRKETAEGMETLIPLGQGEPLYDWKVSRYTLQPGPAESTFQIPKSYIRSISNGIRAGDKVVLYLSGAEPRRLFEQTVKVASVKSSSNVEIDDKEDPNLLALADGDKEKMYASRRDANGMIDYINLNLTEEQWLEVDAACKDGTQQLVIAYSPETMQADGLGEENGP; translated from the coding sequence ATGAACCGAAGAAGAAATGTGCTGCTTTCGCTCCTTGCAGCCATCTTATCCGGCCTGCTTGTTTATGGCATCGGCTGGATGCAGACGAAGGAGCAGGAAAGGAAAGGCATGGTCAACGTTGTTGTGCCAAACCGTTTCATCGGGGCGGGGGAACGGCTCAAGCTGTCGGATTTAAGCTATAAGCCGGTTCCCGGCAATATGGTTACGAAGGAGATGCTGACACGCAAGGAAACGGCTGAAGGAATGGAGACGCTTATTCCGCTTGGACAAGGCGAGCCGCTGTATGACTGGAAGGTAAGCCGCTATACTTTGCAGCCCGGGCCGGCGGAGTCGACCTTTCAAATCCCTAAATCGTATATCCGTTCCATCTCTAACGGAATTCGGGCCGGCGATAAAGTTGTTCTTTATTTGTCCGGAGCTGAGCCAAGAAGACTGTTTGAGCAAACCGTTAAGGTGGCATCCGTCAAATCCTCCAGCAATGTTGAAATTGACGATAAGGAGGATCCGAACCTGCTGGCGCTTGCAGACGGGGACAAGGAGAAAATGTATGCTTCGCGGAGGGATGCAAACGGCATGATTGATTACATCAACTTGAATTTAACCGAGGAGCAGTGGCTGGAGGTGGATGCCGCTTGCAAGGATGGAACACAGCAGCTCGTCATAGCGTACAGCCCGGAGACGATGCAGGCGGACGGACTCGGGGAGGAGAATGGGCCTTGA
- the hxlA gene encoding 3-hexulose-6-phosphate synthase — translation MKLQLALDLVDIPAAKLVVKEVADYIDIVEIGTPVVINEGLRAVKELKAEFPSLEVLADLKIMDAGGYEVIKASEAGADIITVLAVSDNDTIRGAVEQARKLNKKIMVDMINVPDIAARAQEVDSLGVDYICVHSGYDHQAAGKNSFEDLAVIKSVVRNAQTAIAGGIKLGTLPEVIKAAPDLVIVGGGITSQDDKKAVAAQMRQLIAQGQ, via the coding sequence ATGAAATTACAGTTAGCGCTTGATCTGGTCGATATTCCGGCAGCAAAGCTGGTGGTCAAAGAAGTAGCGGATTACATTGATATTGTGGAAATCGGTACGCCGGTCGTCATTAACGAAGGTCTTCGCGCAGTGAAAGAATTGAAAGCCGAGTTCCCTTCTCTTGAGGTGCTTGCCGATCTGAAAATTATGGATGCAGGCGGTTATGAAGTGATTAAAGCTTCCGAGGCAGGCGCGGATATAATTACTGTGCTGGCCGTATCCGATAATGACACAATCCGCGGAGCGGTGGAACAAGCACGCAAATTAAATAAAAAAATTATGGTCGATATGATCAATGTGCCGGATATCGCCGCCAGGGCACAGGAAGTCGATTCACTGGGCGTCGATTATATTTGTGTGCATTCCGGTTACGATCACCAAGCCGCGGGCAAAAATTCATTCGAAGATCTTGCGGTTATTAAAAGCGTTGTCCGGAACGCCCAAACGGCTATTGCCGGCGGCATCAAGCTTGGCACGTTGCCCGAGGTGATCAAGGCCGCTCCCGATCTCGTTATCGTAGGCGGAGGGATCACCAGCCAAGATGATAAAAAAGCAGTCGCCGCACAAATGCGCCAGTTAATCGCACAAGGGCAATAA